The following DNA comes from Falco rusticolus isolate bFalRus1 chromosome 12, bFalRus1.pri, whole genome shotgun sequence.
gtAAAGGGCATATAAATGCgtaataatatataaattaacATTGTTGCTTTAACCAAGCTGCTGCATCTCATAATTTTCTCTTAGTTTACAACTCAAGGGCCTAACTCAAAGATGCTTAGACAACTCCACATTTTACATACACCTATATGTTATGTAGTACCACGTATTAAAAATTTGCATCCAAATATTAAACCCATTGATATGATCTTCTTAacataaaagatttttcattttacagtttctGGGACTAGGTGCTATTGAAAGTACAACGCCTTATTTTGTGACACTATCATTTGCtctttacttattaaaaaatactttaaaatgctaATAGGGTTTGAAATTTTTTACGAATGGCAGATGAGAGATAAACAGCTGATAAAGTAAACAGGATGCAGAATGACTGTAGCGTTTTGAGTATTGACAACTAAGGACAGAAGGTGTTACATAATAAAGCACAGTCAcaaatgatgttttctttctcataatGAGTGAAATCTGATAGAAATGCTAAAGGCAAATTATTCAGCCATAAATGTCATGCAGCTACTCAGTGAAGATCTTCATTTGGCCTTGAAAATATCTTATTTATATTTacctttcatattttaaacCTAGGTCTTTGCTTTCCAATTTTGacatgaaaattatattttccttcgATAACATTTGCTCTTATTTCACTCGTACACCTTTACGTCCTGTTCTAGGTACACAACATATGCAATTTCTATGCTTAAGGAGCTGCAAGCAATGGTACATTTACTagcaaaacaataataataataattaaaaaaaagaaaagactccTACATGCATCTGCAAAGTAAATGTTCACACTCCTTCCATTCGCCAAAAACAATGGGCACTGAATATGAATCTTATTTTACCCAGTGATTTATTTGTAGATGGGATTCAGGAAACTGCTGTTTTTCTAAGCTCCCTCTTCCTGGCTGCAACTGTTCAGTAATTTCGTGGTCTCGGAGTCCGTACTCCCCCCTTGCCCTTTTACATTCTTCCTGTCTGACTGGCATGGTGAATTGCTAAACACATTGCAAAGCAGTATCGTTCACATTCGTGTAAAAACATAATCCTCTGTTTAATCCCACTCCTCCCCAGTAACAATTTAAGGAATTCACAAATAAatcactgattttatttcatttcaacaaCATAGCAGAGGCAAGTATCAAATACAAAGTGGACTCTGGGTCTCCCCTACcccacaaaaataaacccagttCATCTTTGCACTTAACCCAGTAAAATTCTCCCCGGTGGCGCTTTCCCCACTCCCAGAATTGCCACCAGCTGCTTGTGACAAGTGTGCCCGTGTCCCCTCTGTCAACTCCAGCTGAGTGTGATGTCGGCCACCCCCTCCcacctggctggcagctgggaccCAGGACCCAGGACAACCCCAAATCGCACCCTGCCTCTGGAAGACACCCAAATAGagtcctcctcctcttcctcctctcaccCAGCCtcacagagaacagaagagTGATGGCACCATGGCTGGCCACAGAGACACgtggaggacagggaggggaaggtgggaaCAGGGGAGCCAGGAATGCGGTGGggaaagaggggagggagggacatCCACTCATACAGATGAAACTCCATGCAGGCCTGGCCTCCTACCCGACCCCTCCACAGAGCAATGGGGAGGGGGGCCATGGGGCGAGCTGAAATGGCACCTTACCTTCGCTGCAGTCCTTCCCCCGGAAGCCCGTTTGGGAGCAGTCACAGACGGCCTGGTCGTTGAGCACGGAGCAGACGCCCCCGTTGAGGCAGACGTCCTCCCTGGCACACAGGCGGCTCTGCTCATCATCCAGCCTCACCTCCTGGCTCTCCACCGGCGACGCCTGCGTGTAGTTGACTCGGACATCCGTTATCCAGCCCTTGAAGGGCTCCCGGTCCTTGACAGAGGAGAGTGTCAGCTTTAGCGTCGCTGACCGCAGCTCTGGCGGGAGGCCTCCTAAGAAAAGCCCACTGAAGACAGTCATGTCCCGCCGCTTGGACTTCACCTCCACCCACTTGGCCTCGGCCCGGTCAATGATCAACGTCGTGTTCTTGAAGTGGCGGCGGATGACGACGGCGTGCCAGAGGTTGTCATTGACTGCCGTGTCGGAGAGCAGGGTGGCGGGCTCAGCGCAGAAGATGgagaagctgagctgcagccgCCCGCCCTGGGTGAGGATGAGCTCCAGGAAGTCGCAGAAGCCCTCATCATCGAAGTAGAGCACCAGCCCGCTGGAGCTGCGCGTCTTCATGTTGAAGCTCATCTCGCTCTCACAGCAGGCATTCCACTTGGGGAAGCGGGTCCACTGGCCCTCCGCCCCCGGGAACTCCAGCCCgctgcccagctcagcccagcagcccaACAGCAGggccagccagagcagcaggcagcccccgcGCCGCACCAGCACCGCCCCCATCCTGCGCGGCCTGGGGCGGGCGAGCGGGGCggcagggctggcggggggcggcaCTAGGGCCCCGGTGGCAGACAGGGTAAAATCTTGGTGGGCACTGGCTAGGCTGGGAGGTTCAGGCACGCTCACCCCCGCCCCGGGTGCGGGGGTCACGGCGGGGGActccccggggcggggggctgcaggcactCTATGGGGTGGGGTTGGGTGGGGGATGCGATCAGGGGCCACTGGAGGGGACCTGCGGTGCAGGGAAGGCGCCGTTGGGTCTCTTCACTGGTCAGCTGGGATTTGCAAAAGGTGTCCAGGGGCAGGTGAGTCAGCAGAAATTCTCCCCAAAGCCAACATTACCAAACCGGGAGAAAAACCAAGATCGGTGGCAAAACCCTCCTCCAAGCGGATCCACCAGCTCGGCAAGACTGTAGCAATATCCCGGCGTGTGCGCACCTCTTTTTACATCCTCTCCACCAGCTGTAGTTTCCCAGGAAGCCAATTACTGATCCCAGCGCTGCCTCCCTAGGACGGATCCTCTTGTCATATCACGGAGTGTCTGCCATGGTGCTGGAGCAGCGTCAGCAGACGACAGGACTCATCACTCGTGGTTTCCTGAGCTGCCTCGATCCCAATGGGGTTGAAACCCAGAAGCTGTCAAACAGCCGAGTGGCTACTTGACATGCAAAGCCTGACAGctcctcttctgtttgcttGCAAAAGGCCACGGCTCAGATCCAGGGGGGTGATTTTCCTctattgtttttgtttctaatCTGCAATGAATTGAAACAGAATAGTATGAAATGATGACTAATAACATGTAAATCATAAAGTTGATAAATAGCAGACAtttgtgattaatttttcatttcagctgctgttcaACATTAGAAAAATGAACTGCTGCTGTAATTTTGGAGTTACTGAGAAATCATAACAACTTGCAGCGCTATACCTAAATCTTAATGTTATATGCTTATACTAGATTACACTTTTATGGTATAATCTATACGTAAACTACTTACCTTTCCAAAACTTTCTAATATTTTAGCAGCATGTTTTATTATTACAAGGAcgatgttaaaaagaaaagggggtgTTTATTCtgcaatttgttttgtttatggaAATAGCTGGCACTTGTGAAGCTATAGGGTCCTATTCATGCAGACGATGCTACCAAGCCCAGTTCTAGTTCTTTCTAATACAGCTCAAAACCATATAAAGTGGACAGAGCTCCCAGCAAGAACTGGCAGACTTCACTGTAGATGGCACACCTACTGGTTTATTTTCATGGGATGAGGAAGAATTGCGATGGTTTCTTAGAAGgctttttgaaaatttcaaaccacatttttctctGTCCCCTGGTTTCTTTTGCAGCTGATATTCTCTGTTAAGGCAGGGAAAATCCAACTCAAGCCAGCTCTGATGCTGACATTATTCACAATGCAGATCAGCTAATCCCAGGTGTTAGTCCTCTGAAATGGGTTGCAGtattattttatgtatgtttaCTCAGCTGCCCTTATTTAAGAGGACAactcctcattttaaaaataatacatatacCACAGTTCACTCTCTTCCTCTGAAGAGGTCTCTGCattcaaagcatttcagcagaGAGGCTCccctctctgttttttctcccccaagCCGCTATATCTTTTCTGGAAGGTGTGTATTAGCAGCTCTCTCCTGATGGAGGAGAGGATCTCCAACACCTCCCTCACCCACTGCTTCCCCTTCACCTTCCTCCCATTTCTTAGCTGGCAGCACTCCGGCAGGCAGAATATCGTGTCCAGAGCTTTTGCAG
Coding sequences within:
- the NRXN1 gene encoding neurexin-1 isoform X26, which translates into the protein MGAVLVRRGGCLLLWLALLLGCWAELGSGLEFPGAEGQWTRFPKWNACCESEMSFNMKTRSSSGLVLYFDDEGFCDFLELILTQGGRLQLSFSIFCAEPATLLSDTAVNDNLWHAVVIRRHFKNTTLIIDRAEAKWVEVKSKRRDMTVFSGLFLGGLPPELRSATLKLTLSSVKDREPFKGWITDVRVNYTQASPVESQEVRLDDEQSRLCAREDVCLNGGVCSVLNDQAVCDCSQTGFRGKDCSEGLAHLMMGDQGKSKGIT